Proteins from a genomic interval of Osmia bicornis bicornis chromosome 11, iOsmBic2.1, whole genome shotgun sequence:
- the LOC114879234 gene encoding uncharacterized protein LOC114879234 isoform X2: protein MLPQEWLLAFLIAGTATALAPTSHQTMEESLKTALDAITRKQRSLDSQEYYNDLRSFKYHDAEDERKFNRERPEDNNRVLEEEDEEIEFLPSDGGQLETVGNGFQDLNNKLLERALIDYLENIPQQEEPITSSFRERERTSNRKRGSDRLNVDNKELMKLFLEELQDGTSYNLDTGDEGYMDVHQMQYDRYRGDRDRGNKLYENSAPMSWGELMNKESLFRGQERETDENEFDRDPNLLYSPLAERRNVNGRYPIGRDLETYRGMAKRYPVTKRSPKPMPVKKQVTDPKVAQDLGALFGTQSTTDNQNHTQNYDHDHDHNHDHDHDHDHDDQHKHESSSESPKVTPPPKGQKENVTKPNKSKSIEVRKKSVDWSQYFGIDRRRKKANFMGGPETQNQDDEWMLQRYYENMVENLKANDHRDYQKETNDRKDKLEQMNSKQQQQQQQQNIKDLIVEDALRYADSEDATNLQKVKDKVMARIAAAYSLEKVRKALNELRNNVAVRIEAQKIARSQNNQTSSFRENNNAGKASEKRTSNNIAENDEAFEENRVCPALEIIEKRCRTADSLAGDEAQMLYLPCVMLQICKACVQDDLEEECLSYYDMETVRICNAQEAQEGQKGIVACVRRALILSRLQPPPAVSIHCRINGNESCLRRYHYRYLHRYLRYPYGGQRPNNGYETIGSQQMDR, encoded by the exons ATGCTACCACAAGAATGGCTGTTAGCGTTTCTAATTGCGGGGACAGCAACCGCGCTGGCTCCCACCTCTCATCAGACGATGGAGGAGTCGTTGAAGACCGCGCTGGATGCTATCACTAGAAAGCAAAGGTCTTTGGACAGCCAAGAATATTACAACGATCTTCGATCTTTCAAGTATCACGATGCTGAAGATGAGAGAAAATTCAACAGAGAACGTCCAGAGGATAATAACAGGGTGCTCGAGGAAGAGGATGAAGAAATCGAATTCTTGCCCAGTG ACGGTGGACAACTTGAAACGGTGGGAAATGGCTTTCAAGATTTAAACAATAAGCTGTTGGAAAGAGCATTGATCGATTATCTTGAGAACATCCCTCAACAA GAAGAACCAATTACGTCTTCGTTTCGAGAACGCGAGCGAACCTCGAACCGCAAAAGAGGTTCCGACCGATTAAACGTAGACAATAAAGAGCTAATGAAATTATTCCTAGAAGAGTTGCAAGATGGTACATCGTATAATCTCGACACAGGGGATGAAGGATACATGGACGTTCATCAAATGCAGTACGATAGATACAGAGGCGATCGCGATCGCGGCAATAAACTTTACGA AAACTCTGCTCCAATGTCTTGGGGTGAACTGATGAACAAAGAATCTTTATTCCGAGGACAAGAGAGAGAAACCGATGAAAACGAGTTTGATCGAGATCCAAACTTGTTGTACTCCCCTTTAGCCGAACGTAGGAACGTGAATGGCAGATATCCGATAGGACGTGATTTAGAAACGTATCGAGGCATGGCGAAACGTTATCCTGTAACCAAAAGGAGTCCAAAACCCATGCCAGTCAAGAAACAAGTTACAGATCCTAAG GTGGCGCAGGATTTGGGTGCACTGTTTGGTACTCAGTCTACTACAGACAATCAAAATCACACTCAGAATtacgatcacgatcacgatcacaatcacgatcacgatcacgatcacgatcacgatgATCAGCACAAACACGAGAGTTCCTCAGAGTCTCCAAAAGTCACTCCACCGCCGAAAGGTCAAAAAGAGAACGTCACGAAACCTAACAAATCTAAATCGATCGAAGTAAGAAAAAAGAGCGTCGATTGGTCTCAATATTTTGGCATCgatcgaagaagaaagaaggcgAACTTCATGGGTGGTCCAGAAACGCAGAATCAAGATGACGAATGGATGTTACAGCGCTATTACGAG AATATGGTTGAGAATCTGAAAGCGAACGATCACCGGGATTATCAGAAAGAAACTAACGACAGAAAAGATAAACTAGAACAAATGAACTCta agcagcagcagcaacagcagcagcagaaCATCAAGGACTTGATTGTCGAGGATGCTTTAAGATATGCAGACTCGGAAGATGCCACAAACTTACAGAag GTGAAAGACAAGGTAATGGCTCGTATAGCTGCTGCCTACTCTCTAGAGAAGGTGAGAAAAGCTCTGAACGAACTGAGGAACAACGTGGCTGTTCGAATAGAAGCGCAAAAGATTGCTCGTTCCCAGAACAATCAAACGTCTAGTTTTCGGGAGAATAATAATGCTGGCAAGGCTAGTGAAAAACGTACAAGCAACAATATAGCCGAGAACGATGAAGCTTTTGAGGAGAATAGAGTCTGCCCAGCGTtggaaataattgaaaaacgaTGTAGAACCGCGGATAGTTTGGCCGGAGATGAGGCACAGATGCTTTATCTGCCCTGTGTGATGTTGCAAATCTGCAAGGCCTGT GTTCAAGATGATCTAGAAGAAGAATGTTTAAGCTACTACGATATGGAGACGGTAAGGATCTGTAATGCTCAGGAAGCGCAAGAAGGACAAAAGGGAATAGTAGCTTGTGTAAGGAGAGCTTTAATATTGTCACGATTGCAACCACCGCCAGCAGTCTCTATACACTGTCGCATAAACGGCAACGAGTCCTGTTTACGACGTTATCATTATCGTTACTTGCATCGTTATCTTCGCTATCCTTACGGTGGTCAACGACCAAACAATGGCTACGAAACAATCGGCTCTCAGCAAATGGATCGATAA
- the LOC114879234 gene encoding probable serine/threonine-protein kinase kinX isoform X1 produces MLPQEWLLAFLIAGTATALAPTSHQTMEESLKTALDAITRKQRSLDSQEYYNDLRSFKYHDAEDERKFNRERPEDNNRVLEEEDEEIEFLPSDGGQLETVGNGFQDLNNKLLERALIDYLENIPQQEEPITSSFRERERTSNRKRGSDRLNVDNKELMKLFLEELQDGTSYNLDTGDEGYMDVHQMQYDRYRGDRDRGNKLYENSAPMSWGELMNKESLFRGQERETDENEFDRDPNLLYSPLAERRNVNGRYPIGRDLETYRGMAKRYPVTKRSPKPMPVKKQVTDPKVAQDLGALFGTQSTTDNQNHTQNYDHDHDHNHDHDHDHDHDDQHKHESSSESPKVTPPPKGQKENVTKPNKSKSIEVRKKSVDWSQYFGIDRRRKKANFMGGPETQNQDDEWMLQRYYENMVENLKANDHRDYQKETNDRKDKLEQMNSKQQQQQQQQQQQQQQQQQQNIKDLIVEDALRYADSEDATNLQKVKDKVMARIAAAYSLEKVRKALNELRNNVAVRIEAQKIARSQNNQTSSFRENNNAGKASEKRTSNNIAENDEAFEENRVCPALEIIEKRCRTADSLAGDEAQMLYLPCVMLQICKACVQDDLEEECLSYYDMETVRICNAQEAQEGQKGIVACVRRALILSRLQPPPAVSIHCRINGNESCLRRYHYRYLHRYLRYPYGGQRPNNGYETIGSQQMDR; encoded by the exons ATGCTACCACAAGAATGGCTGTTAGCGTTTCTAATTGCGGGGACAGCAACCGCGCTGGCTCCCACCTCTCATCAGACGATGGAGGAGTCGTTGAAGACCGCGCTGGATGCTATCACTAGAAAGCAAAGGTCTTTGGACAGCCAAGAATATTACAACGATCTTCGATCTTTCAAGTATCACGATGCTGAAGATGAGAGAAAATTCAACAGAGAACGTCCAGAGGATAATAACAGGGTGCTCGAGGAAGAGGATGAAGAAATCGAATTCTTGCCCAGTG ACGGTGGACAACTTGAAACGGTGGGAAATGGCTTTCAAGATTTAAACAATAAGCTGTTGGAAAGAGCATTGATCGATTATCTTGAGAACATCCCTCAACAA GAAGAACCAATTACGTCTTCGTTTCGAGAACGCGAGCGAACCTCGAACCGCAAAAGAGGTTCCGACCGATTAAACGTAGACAATAAAGAGCTAATGAAATTATTCCTAGAAGAGTTGCAAGATGGTACATCGTATAATCTCGACACAGGGGATGAAGGATACATGGACGTTCATCAAATGCAGTACGATAGATACAGAGGCGATCGCGATCGCGGCAATAAACTTTACGA AAACTCTGCTCCAATGTCTTGGGGTGAACTGATGAACAAAGAATCTTTATTCCGAGGACAAGAGAGAGAAACCGATGAAAACGAGTTTGATCGAGATCCAAACTTGTTGTACTCCCCTTTAGCCGAACGTAGGAACGTGAATGGCAGATATCCGATAGGACGTGATTTAGAAACGTATCGAGGCATGGCGAAACGTTATCCTGTAACCAAAAGGAGTCCAAAACCCATGCCAGTCAAGAAACAAGTTACAGATCCTAAG GTGGCGCAGGATTTGGGTGCACTGTTTGGTACTCAGTCTACTACAGACAATCAAAATCACACTCAGAATtacgatcacgatcacgatcacaatcacgatcacgatcacgatcacgatcacgatgATCAGCACAAACACGAGAGTTCCTCAGAGTCTCCAAAAGTCACTCCACCGCCGAAAGGTCAAAAAGAGAACGTCACGAAACCTAACAAATCTAAATCGATCGAAGTAAGAAAAAAGAGCGTCGATTGGTCTCAATATTTTGGCATCgatcgaagaagaaagaaggcgAACTTCATGGGTGGTCCAGAAACGCAGAATCAAGATGACGAATGGATGTTACAGCGCTATTACGAG AATATGGTTGAGAATCTGAAAGCGAACGATCACCGGGATTATCAGAAAGAAACTAACGACAGAAAAGATAAACTAGAACAAATGAACTCtaagcagcagcagcagcagcagcagcagcagcagcagcagcagcaacagcagcagcagaaCATCAAGGACTTGATTGTCGAGGATGCTTTAAGATATGCAGACTCGGAAGATGCCACAAACTTACAGAag GTGAAAGACAAGGTAATGGCTCGTATAGCTGCTGCCTACTCTCTAGAGAAGGTGAGAAAAGCTCTGAACGAACTGAGGAACAACGTGGCTGTTCGAATAGAAGCGCAAAAGATTGCTCGTTCCCAGAACAATCAAACGTCTAGTTTTCGGGAGAATAATAATGCTGGCAAGGCTAGTGAAAAACGTACAAGCAACAATATAGCCGAGAACGATGAAGCTTTTGAGGAGAATAGAGTCTGCCCAGCGTtggaaataattgaaaaacgaTGTAGAACCGCGGATAGTTTGGCCGGAGATGAGGCACAGATGCTTTATCTGCCCTGTGTGATGTTGCAAATCTGCAAGGCCTGT GTTCAAGATGATCTAGAAGAAGAATGTTTAAGCTACTACGATATGGAGACGGTAAGGATCTGTAATGCTCAGGAAGCGCAAGAAGGACAAAAGGGAATAGTAGCTTGTGTAAGGAGAGCTTTAATATTGTCACGATTGCAACCACCGCCAGCAGTCTCTATACACTGTCGCATAAACGGCAACGAGTCCTGTTTACGACGTTATCATTATCGTTACTTGCATCGTTATCTTCGCTATCCTTACGGTGGTCAACGACCAAACAATGGCTACGAAACAATCGGCTCTCAGCAAATGGATCGATAA